CTGGGTCTGGGCATAGACATGCCAGTGCTGGCCGGGATCATCGCGTAGCAGCAGCACTCCACACCATTGAGACAGGGGCTGGCTGTTGTAGAAGATGTGCTGGACGGGAATCAAGGCAGTGCTCGTCGTGGTGGTGGTACAGAAGGCATCAAGCATATCCACATCAGAGCCTGTAACGAAGATCAGAACTAAGTTTAGAACCTTATATTTACGGAGTGTATTATGGCGTGGCTTACAGCGATCAGACGAGGCTTGATCCGTACTCTGGGTCGTGATTAGCTCAAACGCCAGCTTGGAAATGAGTAGCTGCTCAAATCGAGCAGAGTCCTGCACCGCCTGACCCTCAAGAAACTCCACGCGCAGGGCACAATGTGCCGTCTGTGTCATGATCACGGCCAGAAAGTCCTGATGCAGTGTGGAGGGAGCAAACCGAGGGGCCAGGGCCTCGGGATGATTCAGCAGAGCTACGACATCAATGGTGGCCAAATGCATTTGTCGTATGCTACTCCCTAAGTCCTCCGATCCATTTCTTATCTCATAGATGGCCAGTAGCTGAAGTTTCTCGGCTTGGAGTAGATCTTCGAGCCGCAGACGCACCAGCAGCACGGCCGTGCAGTCCGGCAGCAGCTGGGAGGCCTTGGCCACTGGACGCCAGTTGAGACGACGACTGTGCTGATCCTGACAGGCCCAGAATTGGGCCAGATCATCGTAGTCTTTCGGTGGCTGGCCATTTGGTTGGAGGGGCAGTTCGTACAGACGATGCTCGAAACTGAGGCTGCCCCCATTGTCCAGATGGAGCAGCGGGCGCAGGCAGTGGACAATGGACAGGCGATTGTTTCCCGCTATGTTGGCCAGGAGAGTGCCGCAGACCACAAAATCTCCACAGACCCTCGTCCAGACATCGCCCAAGCGTCTCAAAAGCTGTTTCTCCTCCAGCAGCAGGGAGCGGCGGCCAGGCGAACCGAAGGTCTGAAGTTCGAGCGTGCGGGCAAAGTCCAGCTGCGTCTGGACGCGCTGGCTGCAAAGCTCTGCCTGTGCGGTGTGGACCCGCTGCAGCAGCCGCTCAAAGTTTTGGTTCGGAAAGGTGTCGGCGGCGATGCTGTTGCGGCTGGAGTACTCCTCTTTGTCTTGAGCAGGTTGAAAGTCGGTGCGCTGGCGCTTACCATTGGTGAAGCGCAGCTCCACGTAGGCCTGGTACTCGATGGGACCGCTTACCATCCTGAAATTCTCCACGTGATCGTGTTGGGCCACCAGTTCAAAGTTGGCGCCAAGCTCTGGGGGTCGGCGCaggaccagcagcagctgccagcAGTGAACCAGGATGTAGATCTGCTCTTGCAACCACTCAAACTTGCCGATGCCGAGGGGCAGCTCCTCGCCGGCTGGCAGCATGCTGTGGTTCACTGATGACACGGACTCATTGCCATTGTTGGCCACCGTCTCGGCCTCGCGCCTGAGAAAGCTGCTCATGGGGCCATCGTAGGCCTGGAGTTTGGCGGCCAACTGTTTCAGCCGGCTTTCCTTGAGGTCAATGTGATGCAGAAGCTCCTTCTTGCGAAACTCGTAGAACTTGAGATTGCGGCCAAGCACCAGACTGGACACGGTCCGCCCGTGGCCACGCCCCAGATGCAGATTGGAGCAGAAGGCTATGCTGGAGCgctgcaacagcaactgcGGCACATTCTCCTCTACAAACGGCAGCATTACACAAACAATTGGCAATATTGACAAATCGGTGCACAAAAGGGAAATAGAAAACCGCGGTTGGCGCGCAAATTTCACAGAGTCGATTTTGGAAACTATCGATACCTACTATTGAAATCATCAGCACAACAATTTTATAATTCAAATTCCATTTAAATGTAACAACACAGTTTAATCTAATGCTCACTAAtcaatttaattgaaaatagGCCAACGAAATTAAATACCTATCGAAATCAATGTGGACGCATGTAAACCAAGGTTACCTTATCAAGCTATTTAAATCGAAGCACAATAATCTTTAATAATTAAAATTGAATCCATATAGAAAGTGTTATGTCATAAAATGCAACATTTTCTAAATTTTAAATGGTAGTCGATAATCAGGCGATCGATTCTTCAACAAGTTGTGCCTATCGCTTGGAACAGATGTTTCAATGTAAAAGCAAGAAGAAGACGGACCACAAACAACATTGCTTTGCCGCCCGTCAGCCCGAACCGCCCGCGCAAATACCATAGCATTGATTTACTTCACTAGCCTTGTCCCCGCTGCTGTGTTTTGAgcctggttctggttctggttctctTGGCCCGTGGTACAGCTCAGCTCTGTGTCTAGCCAATATCCGACTGCAGCTGGCGTTGCCTCATTAAAGTGCATCATAGTTACATATATATCTTTCGTGCTGTGCCTACGTATTAATTGTGTGTTCCATATCACTCTCTTGCGATAGCAATAAAACTGTAAACCGATTGTGTTAGTGTGAGCTGTGATCAAAACATAACATTTTTTTTACAACAACTGAAGCGCGACCAGAGGCAGTCGAAGCAGGagagaacacacacacacacccaagGGCAGATGTAGGCGCATGCAAGCAGTGCGAGTGCGGGGCGGATTGTGAAAGCAAGCGAGATAGAAATAGGCATAATTTATAGCACATATACAGTTAGCAGTACTAAGGAGCGAAAAGTTGTTGGAATCGATAAGAGCccaatacatatgtacatttataATAGAAGGCCTCTCACGCAACCTTAACAATATACAGAGACCCACAAAGCAATAGCTACCAACAGTATTACATACCACTGCACGCACCCCCAccccaaaacacacacactcacacacacgcagtGAATCAACGCGTCCGCCCACAAGTCGCTGGAATCAGTGCACCGGGCCAGATATCCAGCATCAATTCCAGTTCCAAACTCTCATACAGcaagagagaaaaaaaatggTAAGTGTCTTTTGCCATGGAGTCGCTTTTACCAAATGCGGCAATGGCCATAACACCCACACACGCGCGCTCACACCAAAAACCAAACACTCACTCaatagatatatgtacatagtatgtacatatgtatgtatgagcCAAGCTCCCAGGCCAAGTCCAAGTCCCCCCGAGTGCCAGCCAGTGTCTGTGCCGAGTTCGTGGTCATCAGGTGCCCCGCTCTAATGTGCCACAAAACGGAGCGAAattaatttataatttgcGTTAATTTATAATCGTTCGCTGCATCAACAGTCCCCCACCGCCGTACCGCTTAAACCGCAGCCACAGCCCACAAGCAGGCGTAATCAGCCATTATCAAGTGCTGTTTGCAGTGTAGAGTAGAGTGGACCCAGAGTTCAGGCAAAAGGTGCGACGGTGTACAGTGAAAGGTCCCTTGAACGGACCCGCAGGGTTTCAACTATTAAATGGATGCTACCGAGCTCATAGTTTCAGAGTAGAACCTTTTAAGGACTGTCAAAAGATCTCGAAATAGATCTCTATTCAAAAAAATAGTTTATAAATGAACAGATCGAGATGAAATAATGTGAATCTGGGACTAATCCACACACAAAACCATCACAAAATCTCTTGTGAAATGTGTACCAAATTCTAGATCGAAGAGTATATACCCTGATATAAATGTCACGTACAATATCTCGTGTTTACTTATTTAGTGTTCATGCATAGTCGAAATTTACGAATGATTTCCGGACGGGGAGGagctccacacacacacagacccaCACAAACCTAATCCACACAAAATCCCAATACAATCTCTAAATTTATTCGCACAGAGCTCACCGATCGTAACGCGACGTGGGGCGCAGCAGGCAAAGATACAAACCCGCGC
The Drosophila miranda strain MSH22 chromosome XL, D.miranda_PacBio2.1, whole genome shotgun sequence genome window above contains:
- the LOC108164074 gene encoding uncharacterized protein LOC108164074 produces the protein MLPFVEENVPQLLLQRSSIAFCSNLHLGRGHGRTVSSLVLGRNLKFYEFRKKELLHHIDLKESRLKQLAAKLQAYDGPMSSFLRREAETVANNGNESVSSVNHSMLPAGEELPLGIGKFEWLQEQIYILVHCWQLLLVLRRPPELGANFELVAQHDHVENFRMVSGPIEYQAYVELRFTNGKRQRTDFQPAQDKEEYSSRNSIAADTFPNQNFERLLQRVHTAQAELCSQRVQTQLDFARTLELQTFGSPGRRSLLLEEKQLLRRLGDVWTRVCGDFVVCGTLLANIAGNNRLSIVHCLRPLLHLDNGGSLSFEHRLYELPLQPNGQPPKDYDDLAQFWACQDQHSRRLNWRPVAKASQLLPDCTAVLLVRLRLEDLLQAEKLQLLAIYEIRNGSEDLGSSIRQMHLATIDVVALLNHPEALAPRFAPSTLHQDFLAVIMTQTAHCALRVEFLEGQAVQDSARFEQLLISKLAFELITTQSTDQASSDRCSDVDMLDAFCTTTTTSTALIPVQHIFYNSQPLSQWCGVLLLRDDPGQHWHVYAQTQARLRLLLHRLMRDLLQLHCNLSVLELTEYNTAPDDVAGAFEASLREELLAWSQLLTPKDGREQQKDRLKELTNLHQLQMASDVLASVIKTQAQEDE